The Juglans regia cultivar Chandler chromosome 2, Walnut 2.0, whole genome shotgun sequence genome includes a window with the following:
- the LOC108984651 gene encoding protein HOMOLOG OF MAMMALIAN LYST-INTERACTING PROTEIN 5 — MAGENEPAKLLLPYLQRADELQKHDPLVAYYCRLYAMERGLRIPQSERTKTTNSLLVSLMKQLEKDKKSLKLGPEDNMHLEGFALNVFEKADKQDRGGRSDLNTAKTFYAASIFFEILNQFGTLPPDLEEKQKYAVWKAADIRKALKEGRRPSPGPPAGDDDLSVPLNTPSGAYDLGPSETAVAGGGPESFPSPQFLDKFNDQCSTHIPPSPQAHDKDNYHHSTSIPPAVQFDKDSQHSTYVSSSSSPSYPTSSYPSHDSSYPSHDFHPPPATNRSENPTYSQPYPHQSYAQEPQQHLPSNYASHETSSSYPYSHFQSYPSFSESSLPAVPLPPHYPSYYQGSDASYSHLPAPPATNYTAAAPYHSSSTNGSVSEPSTTTTQAYQHDSNYQPSPEKIAEAHKAARFAVGALAFDDVSVAVDFLKKSLELLTNPSAGQ, encoded by the exons ATGGCAGGCGAGAACGAGCCAGCGAAGCTACTCTTACCATACCTCCAACGAGCTGATGAGTTGCAAAAGCACGATCCTCTCGTCGCCTATTACT GTCGATTATATGCGATGGAACGAGGGCTCAGGATTCCCCAAAGCGAGCGCACCAAGACCACAAATTCACTCCTTGTTTCCCTCATGAAACAGCTCGAAAAG GATAAGAAATCGCTGAAGTTGGGGCCTGAAGACAATATGCATCTTGAGGGATTCGCCTTAAATGTATTTGAGAAGGCGGACAAGCAAGACCGTGGAGGACGATCAGATTT GAATACTGCAAAAACATTTTATGCTGcaagtattttctttgagattCTTAATCAGTTTGGCACACTTCCGCCTGAT CTTGAGGAGAAACAGAAGTATGCAGTTTGGAAAGCAGCAGATATAAGGAAAGCTTTGAAAGAAGGACGGCGGCCCAGTCCAGGTCCTCCTGCTGGTGATGATGATCTATCAGTTCCATTAAATACCCCTAGTGGTGCATAT GATCTTGGGCCAAGCGAAACTGCAGTTGCTGGTGGTGGACCTGAATCTTTCCCATCACCTCAGTTCCTCGATAAATTCAATGACCAGTGTTCAACGCACATTCCTCCGTCACCTCAGGCCCATGATAAAGACAATTACCATCATTCTACAAGCATTCCTCCTGCAGTTCAGTTCGATAAAGACAGCCAGCATTCTACATAtgtctcatcatcatcatctccttCTTACCCTACTTCCAGTTACCCATCCCATGATTCCAGTTACCCGTCCCATGATTTTCATCCACCTCCAGCAACAAACAGATCAGAAAATCCTACTTATTCGCAGCCATACCCCCATCAGTCTTACGCACAGGAACCTCAACAGCATTTGCCTTCTAATTACGCTTCTCATGAAACTTCGTCTTCTTACCCTTATTCACATTTTCAATCTTATCCAAGTTTTTCAGAGAGCAGCCTCCCAGCTGTTCCACTTCCACCTCACTATCCTTCCTACTATCAGGGCTCTGATGCTTCGTACTCTCACCTACCAGCTCCTCCCGCAACAAACTACACAGCTGCTGCCCCGTACCATTCAAGCAGCACAAATGGGAGTGTTTCAGAACCTTCCACTACAACTACTCAAGCATATCAACATGACAGTAACTACCAGCCCTCACCAGAGAAAATTGCCGAGGCACACAAAGCTGCGAGATTTGCAGTAGGGGCACTGGCATTCGATGATGTTTCAGTTGCGGTAGACTTCTTGAAGAAATCACTTGAACTGCTGACAAATCCGTCAGCTGGTCAGTAA